Proteins found in one Candidatus Hydrogenedens sp. genomic segment:
- a CDS encoding M42 family metallopeptidase, whose protein sequence is MLSPQAKDFLYDLLQTPSPSGFEVQVQEKCREYMKDVVDEIYKDVHGNQFYVLNKDAPFRVMLCGHVDEIGLMVNAIDEQGFIRAVAIGGVDIAVLPGQRVVIHAEKGSVYGVIGRKPIHLTPEKERDKAFELHDLWIDIGAKNRKEAEKMVSIADPITLDVPIRELKNNLITARGLDDRIGAFVCLEAVRNLAKQKVKVAVFCVTTVQEEIGLRGAITSAYACEPHTAIAVDVGWATDHPGIDKARYAEIQLGKGPIIDKGPNINPKVFEGIKKVAETNKIPYQLMPAPRATGTDANVIQLSRKGVATGLIGIPNRYMHTPAEIISLSDVENAIKLIKYWILSLTPSTTFIP, encoded by the coding sequence ATGTTGTCTCCACAGGCAAAAGATTTTCTCTATGACTTGCTTCAAACGCCAAGCCCTTCTGGTTTTGAGGTTCAGGTACAGGAAAAATGCCGTGAGTATATGAAGGATGTGGTTGATGAAATTTACAAGGATGTTCACGGTAATCAATTCTATGTTCTTAATAAAGATGCACCGTTTAGGGTAATGCTTTGTGGGCATGTAGATGAAATTGGCTTAATGGTAAACGCGATTGATGAGCAGGGGTTTATAAGAGCTGTAGCTATTGGCGGAGTGGATATTGCTGTTTTACCAGGACAAAGAGTTGTTATACATGCAGAGAAAGGTTCTGTGTATGGAGTGATTGGGAGAAAACCAATACATTTAACTCCAGAGAAAGAACGAGACAAGGCATTTGAGCTTCACGACCTCTGGATAGATATTGGTGCTAAAAACAGAAAAGAAGCAGAAAAGATGGTATCTATTGCCGACCCTATTACTTTAGATGTTCCTATTCGTGAGCTTAAAAATAACCTGATAACGGCACGTGGATTAGATGACCGTATCGGTGCTTTTGTTTGCCTTGAAGCGGTGCGGAATTTGGCAAAGCAAAAGGTAAAGGTCGCTGTATTTTGCGTTACGACTGTTCAAGAAGAAATAGGTTTGCGTGGTGCTATCACCAGTGCTTATGCTTGTGAGCCTCACACTGCTATTGCAGTTGATGTTGGTTGGGCAACAGACCATCCTGGGATAGATAAAGCAAGGTATGCTGAGATACAATTAGGCAAAGGACCAATTATAGATAAAGGTCCAAATATAAATCCGAAGGTTTTTGAAGGAATAAAAAAAGTAGCAGAAACAAATAAAATTCCATATCAACTTATGCCTGCCCCAAGAGCCACAGGGACTGATGCCAATGTTATACAACTTAGCCGTAAGGGGGTTGCAACAGGTTTGATTGGTATTCCTAACCGATATATGCATACCCCAGCGGAAATTATCTCTTTAAGTGATGTTGAAAATGCAATTAAACTGATAAAATATTGGATACTCTCTCTAACACCGTCTACAACCTTTATCCCATAA
- a CDS encoding response regulator has product MESRLSFSTSEVAKYCHVTADTIRKWAEAGKIRVFKTPGGHRRIRRDDLLRFLRENNMPIHEDLGNAGVKILVVDDEKAVISVIRRFLERAQTPFQIEMAMDGFDAGQMVATFQPEIIFLDLRLPGLDGFEVTRRIKSNSETSHIHIIAMTGYYQGDVANRVLELGADMLLQKPFTPDDLRKALAKVGIEVS; this is encoded by the coding sequence ATGGAATCAAGACTTTCTTTTAGTACATCAGAAGTTGCGAAGTATTGTCATGTAACAGCAGATACGATTCGGAAATGGGCAGAAGCGGGTAAAATCCGTGTATTTAAAACTCCTGGAGGACATCGAAGAATTCGTAGGGATGATTTACTCCGCTTTTTGCGGGAGAATAATATGCCTATTCATGAAGATCTGGGAAATGCGGGAGTAAAAATACTTGTTGTTGATGATGAAAAGGCAGTTATTTCCGTTATTCGTAGATTTCTGGAAAGAGCCCAGACACCGTTTCAAATAGAGATGGCGATGGATGGATTTGATGCGGGACAGATGGTTGCAACTTTTCAACCTGAAATTATTTTTCTGGATTTGAGATTGCCTGGTTTAGATGGTTTTGAAGTGACCCGACGGATTAAATCAAATTCTGAAACGTCGCATATACATATAATTGCGATGACGGGGTATTATCAAGGGGATGTAGCGAATCGAGTGCTTGAATTGGGAGCGGATATGCTACTTCAAAAGCCGTTTACACCAGATGATTTGAGAAAAGCATTAGCAAAAGTGGGTATAGAAGTTAGTTAA
- a CDS encoding peptidoglycan DD-metalloendopeptidase family protein: MKSWTILRLPKKEGEKIHIRLSPWVLGFILVLIAVLTFFTSFLYTRQCIISTHLTQLKQINRNLEYATGNGTTNSVPVDPVTEEDLRKLENQLRSEYESTIAVITSQLNELLEIETKARQATGLTPRYKAPTANISSNNERGKGGPVASNHNIGMSSSRNSFVIPTLLRSSGRLSADLLLQEIALRKIGLQDLLKGIEIQNAKIERTPTSWPIARRMGKLMSYFGYRRDPFTHRIKHHDGLDISAPYGTQVISAGKGVVTFAGRDGDYGNVVIIDHGEGIKTVYAHLSKISVDVGQKIEKGQVIGAVGSSGRSTGPHLHFEVRVGNAPTNPLKYLNR, translated from the coding sequence GTGAAATCATGGACGATACTTAGGCTTCCGAAGAAGGAAGGCGAAAAGATACATATAAGACTCTCTCCATGGGTATTAGGATTTATCTTAGTATTGATAGCTGTTCTTACCTTTTTCACTTCCTTTTTATACACACGGCAGTGTATCATTTCTACTCACCTTACTCAATTGAAGCAAATTAATCGCAATTTAGAATATGCTACAGGAAATGGAACCACCAATTCTGTACCTGTAGACCCTGTGACAGAAGAGGACCTTCGTAAGTTAGAAAATCAGCTTCGTTCTGAGTATGAATCAACAATCGCTGTTATTACCTCTCAATTAAACGAATTGTTAGAAATAGAGACAAAAGCACGCCAGGCAACAGGACTTACCCCGAGATACAAAGCCCCAACGGCTAATATTTCCTCAAACAACGAAAGAGGAAAAGGTGGTCCAGTAGCCAGCAACCACAATATTGGCATGTCTTCAAGCCGAAATTCCTTTGTTATACCCACACTATTACGGAGCTCTGGACGCTTATCCGCTGATTTACTCTTGCAGGAGATAGCCCTCCGTAAAATAGGTTTACAGGATTTATTAAAAGGTATTGAAATCCAGAATGCCAAAATTGAACGGACACCTACCAGCTGGCCTATCGCACGACGTATGGGTAAGTTAATGTCTTACTTTGGTTATCGTCGTGACCCATTTACACATCGTATCAAACACCATGATGGGCTTGATATATCTGCACCTTATGGAACACAAGTTATTTCCGCAGGCAAAGGTGTCGTAACATTTGCAGGAAGAGATGGTGATTATGGAAATGTTGTAATTATCGACCATGGGGAAGGCATTAAAACAGTGTATGCTCACTTATCCAAAATAAGTGTAGATGTTGGGCAAAAAATAGAAAAAGGACAAGTAATTGGAGCGGTAGGTAGTTCAGGTAGAAGTACAGGGCCTCATCTCCACTTTGAAGTTCGAGTTGGAAATGCACCTACAAATCCATTAAAATATCTAAACAGATAA